The proteins below are encoded in one region of Solenopsis invicta isolate M01_SB chromosome 8, UNIL_Sinv_3.0, whole genome shotgun sequence:
- the LOC105197559 gene encoding uncharacterized protein LOC105197559 produces the protein MTRPIKENTDVVLGNNCVAFMFDEIRYELDGVEIDRNRNVGTTSTLKNYVTLTYDKNVVLRNAGWEERMTTNDGFFNFCVPLNMLLGFCEDYKRTVINARHELILIRTRNDNNCLTGNSALEPLLQLFKIQWRMPHVSLSEINNLSMLRTLESRRYLSMAFRS, from the coding sequence ATGACAAGACCGATTAAAGAAAATACTGACGTGGTATTGGGAAACAATTGCGTGGCTTTCATGTTCGATGAAATTCGCTATGAATTGGACGGTGTCGAGATAGATCgaaatagaaacgtgggcaCAACCAGCACGCtaaaaaactatgtaacgctgacATACGATAAAAACGTGGTTctgcgaaatgctggctgggaagaacgAATGACTACCAATGATGGCTTCTTCAACTTTTGCGTTCCGCTCAACATGCttttgggattctgcgaggattataAACGCACAGTGATCAACGCGcgtcacgagttgatcttgatacgaacgcgcaacgataacaattgtctgaCGGGCAATTCGGCGTTGGAACCCTTGCTCCAGTTGTTTAAGATTCAATGGCGTATGCCACATGTGTCATTGAGCGAGATAAATAATCTTTCGATGCTCCGCACATTGGAGAGCAGACGTTACCtgagcatggcttttcgctcgtag